The following proteins are encoded in a genomic region of Melopsittacus undulatus isolate bMelUnd1 chromosome 8, bMelUnd1.mat.Z, whole genome shotgun sequence:
- the LOC101869885 gene encoding phospholipase A2, giving the protein MPLCLLLLLLPAAVYKGTLGEAHFRNRRGILELAGAIRCTTGRSPFAYLRYGCYCGLGGRGWPKDRVDWCCFNHDCCYGKAEQAGCQPKIESYHWECEDNTVVCESLEDKCQKMACECDREAAKCFSKAPYHTKHLLWPDFMCGEIQPLCRY; this is encoded by the exons ATGCCCctgtgcctcctgctgctgctgctgcctgcagccg TTTATAAAGGCACTCTTGGGGAAGCCCATTTTAGAAATCGAAGAGGAATACTTGAATTAGCTGGAGCCATTAGATGTACTACAGGTCGATCTCCTTTTGCCTACTTACGCTACGGATGCTACTGCGGtctgggaggaagaggatggcCCAAGGACAGAGTAGACTG GTGCTGCTTTAACCATGACTGCTGCTACGGCAAGGCAGAACAAGCAGGTTGTCAGCCCAAGATAGAAAGTTACCACTGGGAATGTGAAGACAACACTGTTGTGTGTG aatcaTTAGAAGACAAATGTCAAAAAATGGCGTGTGAATGTGACCGTGAAGCTGCCAAATGCTTTTCTAAAGCTCCCTATCATACAAAACACCTTTTATGGCCAGACTTTATGTGTGGTGAGATTCAGCCTTTGTGTAGGTATTAG
- the BFAR gene encoding bifunctional apoptosis regulator, with protein MEEDETLQGETERAEIETHAAPEGSRRISVSEFLCHCCYDIMVNPTTLNCGHSFCRHCLALWWVSSKKNECPECREKWEGFPKVNILFRDVIEKLFSDAIEQRKEDILQNSDVARSLATFQKYGNDHMPAVRNTGRINPQGGGFFSGVLTALTCVAVVLLGYHWSSREFEEDHLVHKPVAKWTAKEVTIWLEQLGPWASHYKERFLLEKVNGRLLLTLTEEDFTKEPYSIENSNHRKAIMAELERVKALGVKPPQNLWEYKAVNQGKSLFLLYALKSSPRLSMLYLYLFDYTEAFLPFIHTICPTQEDVYEDTVTKLIDLQDPSWKQWREFIVKYLFLPYQLIAEFAWDWLDVHYWTSRFIIVNAMLLSVLELFSFWRLWSRRELKTVPHRMWRHFWKALTQGLFVAIFWPFIPQFVCNCLFYWALYFNPITNIDQVVKEVRRRET; from the exons ATGGAAGAAGATGAGACTTTGCAAGGTGAAACAGAGAGGGCAGAGATTGAAACACATGCTGCTCCTGAGGGCAGTCGGCGGATATCAGTGAGTGAGTTCCTTTGCCACTGCTGTTACGACATTATGGTCAATCCCACCACCCTGAACTGTGGGCACAGTTTCTGTAGACATTGCCTAGCTTTGTGGTGGGTGTCGTCCAAGAAGAATGAATGTCctgaatgcagagaaaaatgggAAGGATTCCCCAAAGTCAACATCCTCTTTAG GGATGTTATTGAAAAACTATTTTCTGATGCCAttgaacaaagaaaagaagatatCCTACAAAACAGTGATGTAGCACGCAGCTTAGCAACCTTCCAAAAGTATGGGAATGACCATATGCCTGCAGTTCGGAACACAGGAAGAATTAATCCTCAAGGAGGAGGGTTTTTCTCAGGCGTTCTGACAGCTTTAACTTGTGTAGCA GTAGTTCTGCTTGGATATCACTGGAGCAGCAGAGAATTTGAAGAAGATCATCTTGTCCACAAGCCTGTTGCTAAATGGACTGCTAAGGAAGTGACAATTTGGCTAGAGCAGCTGGGCCCATGGGCTTCACATTATAAAGAAAGATTTCTGCTGGAGAAAGTGAATGGAAG ACTCCTCCTGACACTGACAGAGGAGGATTTCACAAAAGAGCCTTACAGTATAGAGAACAGTAACCACAGGAAAGCTATTATGGCGGAACTGGAACGTGTGAAAGCTTTAGGTGTTAAACCACCACAGAACCTTTGGGAATATAAG GCAGTAAATCAGGGGAAgtcactttttcttctgtatgcaCTGAAGAGTTCTCCAAGACTCAGTATGTTATACCTGTATTTGTTTGATTACACAGAAGCTTTCTTACCTTTTATCCACACAATTTGCCCCACACAAGAAGACGTGTATGAAGATACTGTCACAAAACTAATA GACCTTCAAGATCCTTCCTGGAAACAGTGGAGAGAATTCATtgtaaagtatttatttttgccATACCAGTTGATAGCTGAATTTGCTTGGGATTGGCTGGATGTGCACTACTGGACATCAAGATTTATAATTGTAAATGCCATGTTGCTCTCTGTTCTAGAATTATTCTCCTTTTGGAGGCTCTGGTCAAGAAGAGAATTGAA GACTGTTCCTCACAGAATGTGGAGACACTTCTGGAAAGCCTTAACCCAGGGTCTTTTTGttgccattttttggcctttcatTCCTCAGTTTGTGTGCAATTGCTTGTTTTACTGGGCCTTGTACTTTAACCCAATTACAAACATTGATCAGGTGGTTAAAGAAGTAAGGCGTCGCGAGACATAA